In Parabacteroides timonensis, the genomic stretch CATACCGTAGACCGTTTTCGATGCGGTCAGTTCGTCGTCCGTACCGAGATTCTTGGTGTATCCCATGAAAAGACCCGTTTTCCATTTCGTTCCATAGGTAAAATTCGCCCAGGTCGTCGAATGACGGAAAGGAGTGTATTCCTGTTCACCGGTCTTCGGATCGACAGAGCTGATACCATAACCTCCGATCAGAGCCGTCTGGTCCAAACAGGAAGCCATCAGGCTTTTGGCTGCAAAGGTATAATTACGTCCGGTATATTTCAAGTGAGCTTCATAGGAATATGTTGTCATTCGCTCATTTACCTTATAAACTTTGTCATTTATCTCCGATGTCGTACGGGGTTTCAGGGAAATCAGATGGATACCCGCTCCTGCCAGCCAGCCGTTATCGGAAGTATAGTCCGCTCCGACATAAAATTCCGGTACGCAGCTATTCTTTATATAATCCTCGCTCATACCTTTCGGACCGCTCGATGTATATTGCAGCTGCCAGATAGCAGAAGCCGTGAGCTTCACCTTGCCGGCTTTATACTGATAACGGATTTGCGGGCTGCGGTTGAACGGTTGGAAAGGCGCTCCCGTAGAAAGATTCAGCATATCCGGAAAAACGGAGCCGAACAACGGATGCCAGGTATGACCGATCAATACATTACTCTTTTCCCAATCCAGCGCAACCCATGCCTGACGGATACGGAGCATGGTCGTACTGGAAGAAAAGCCTCCAAAGTCCGTCTCCAGGCAGGCGGAAGTCCTTGCAGAACCGACATTCGGACCGGTCACACTGATTCCCAATCGGGAAGTAAATGTATAGAAACTGCCGTTGGGTGTCGCGTTCAGGTCTTTCCCGTCAGCATCCGGTTGTTCATCAAGCGGGAAAAGGTAGAAGTTTCCGTCTACCGGAGCCATATTCGCACGCGTGTTGTAAAACAAGTCACCACGCACAAATCCATAAAACTTGTAAGTGAAGTTTTTCTTCTGGGCAGTTGCGGAAAACAAAGTCAGTGCACTTACCAGTAGCAGAGTCAGTTTTTTCATTGTTGTCGTTTGTTATCTATTTGTCTAATTTGAAGGCACAAAGGTATATATTTTTGTTTATTCAATTTGAAGAACGAAATATTATTTGTTACTTTGCTTCCAAGTTGTAAGCCTTAAAGGCCAAATTGATTAATAATGTAAACTACATAAAGAATTATGAGTACTAAAAAGTTTTTATTGGAGGAGAAAGACATACCCACAGCCTGGTATAATATTGTGGCTGATATGAAGAACAAACCACTTCCTATTTTGAATCCGCAGACTAAGCAACCGATGAAAGAAGAGGATCTCTATCCCCTGTTTTCCAAAGCTGCTTCCCATCAGGAAATGAATACGACCGATGCCTGGATCGAAATACCGGAAGAAGTTCGCGAATTATATAAGGTATGGCGTCCCACTCCGCTGGTTCGTGCTTACGGACTGGAGAAGATGCTGGATACTCCTGCACATATTTACTTTAAGAACGAAAGTGTCAGCCCGATCGGTTCACACAAGCTGAACTCTGCTATCGCACAGGCTTACTATTGTAAACAGGAAGGTGTTACTAATATCACTACTGAAACAGGTGCCGGACAATGGGGTGCCGCCCTTTCTTATGCTGCCAAGGCTTTCGGCCTGGAACTGGCTGTTTATATGGTAAAGGTCAGCTATCACCAGAAACCTTACCGTCGTTCGATCATGCAGACTTTCGGCGCACAAGTGATCGCTTCACCGAGTATGAGTACGAAAGCCGGCCGTAAGATCCTGACCGACCATCCTAACTATCAGGGTAGTCTGGGTACTGCTATCTCGGAAGCCGTAGAGTTGGCTATGCAGGTGCCTAACTGTAAATATACATTGGGTAGTGTTTTGAATCACGTGATGTTGCACCAGACAGTGATTGGCCTGGAAGCTGAAAAGCAGATGGAAATGGCAGGCGAATATCCGGATGTGGTGATCGGTTGCTTCGGTGGCGGTTCAAACTTCTCCGGTATCACTTTCCCGTTCCTGCGTCATAAACTGACAGAAGGTAAAGATATTCGTGTGATCGCTGCAGAACCCGCATCCTGTCCGAAACTGACACGCGGACAGTTCCAGTATGACTTCGGAGACGAGGCCGGATATACTCCGCTGATCCCGATGTTCACGTTGGGACATAACTTTGCTCCTGCCAATATCCATGCAGGCGGTCTGCGTTATCATGGTGCAGGCTCGATCGTCAGCCAGTTGATGAAAGACGGACTGATGAATGCTGCGGACGTAAAACAGTTGGATACATTCAAAGCGGCAACGATGTTTGCCCAGGCAGAAGGAATCATCCCGGCTCCGGAATCCTCTCACGCTATTGCTGTTGCCATCCGCGAAGCAGAAGAAGCGAAGAAAGAAGGAAAGGCACGTACGATCCTGTTCAACTTGTCCGGTCACGGTCTGATCGATATGGCGGCTTACGACCAGTATCTGGCAGGCGACCTGACCAATTATGAAGTAACAGACGAAGATGTTGCCAAGAATCTGGAAGAATTAGAAAAGATTATCGGATAACCCGATAATCTTTCACAAAATAAAAGTGGCGCTAATAACAGGGACTCACGTCTTTTGTTATTCGCGCCACTTTCGTGTGTGTCTATGAAATGTTTTAAAATAGGTATTATGAGAATATATCCTCATAACTGGCTGCAGGTACAACCATTTCTTGTGTATTCAAACTAAAATCTTTTTTCTTTTTGTTCCACATTCCGTATACGGAATTGATTTCACCTTTTTCCTCGTTATACTGATAAGAAATCAGATAATAAGGATCCCAAGTTTCTTTTGACTGATTCCAGCGATACGCTTTCTTTTCAGCGACCTTACCGTTATCATTGTAGGTGAATTCATATTTCACCTGTTTGTTCAAAAGCCCTTCCTCATGTAAGAAGATAACTTTCGATACGATTTTACCATTCTCCTCTTTTGTATCATAAAGATAGTTTCTTGGAGATGCAGCACTCATTGCCAGACTACAAACGAACAAAACAACCAATGCCAAAATTTCTTTTTTCAAGATTGAAGCTTTCATAAATATATTACTTATAAGATTTACTTTCAAATTGCGTGCAAATGAACACAGTTTTCCGGTATCAACCAAATATTTTCTGACATTTTGATAGCAAAAACAATATATTTAACTATTTTAAACCATCACAAAACATTGCCCCCAACAAGCTCAACTTACAATTTATAACAAATCCAACTTGTTACTTCAAAACAGAGTCTTTTTTAGTACTATTTCTCTTAAAAAGAGCGCAAAATCCACTGCGCAACTTACGAATTGACACAAAGAGTTTTTTGTACATCATCTACATTTTTTAGAACTAAATAATGCCCTCCGTTTGTTATTTATAAATAAAGAAAGGATATTAGTATCCGAATTAAATCAGTATATCATGGAGAGGAACATTTTTAAACTAGAACAAGGGCAATTGAAAGAAATAGCCCTTTCATTGCAAAAGAAAGTGGAAGAAGGTCTGGCAGAAGACAATGCAGAAATACAATGTCTCCCAACATTTATTACTCCCAGGAGTAAAGGTATAAACGGAAAAGCACTGGTCCTCGACCTGGGCGGAACCAATTATAGGGTGGCAACTGTCAATTTCTCAAACGATAAAACAACCATTCATCCGGAAAACGGGTGGAAAAAAGATTTATCCGTTATGAAAACTCCCGGTTTCACCCGTGATAAATTATTTAAAGAACTGGCCGATCCGATCGGAGAAATCAAACGGGATGAAGAAATGCCGATCGGTTATTGCTTCTCCTATGCAGCCGAATCGCTTCCCGACGGTGATGCCCGGTTACTACATTGGACCAAAGGGGTTAATATAAAGGATATGATCGGACAACCTGTAGGGAGGCCTTTACTCAACTACCTGAATGAAAGGAACAACGTCAAGTTCACCGGCATAAAGGTGCTTAATGACACAGTAGCCAGTCTGTTTGCCGGTCTTACCGACAGCAGTTATGATGCTTATATCGGACTGATTGTCGGAACGGGAACTAATATGGCGACTTTTATCCCGGCAGAAAAAATAACCAAATTACCTCCTTCCTGTCCGGTCAAAGGGCTTATCCCTGTTAATCTGGAATCGGGCAACTTCAATCCGCCTTTCCTGACGACTGTAGACGATATGGTCGATGCCTGTTCCGACAGCCGGGGAAGCCAGCGTTTTGAAAAAGCAGTCTCGGGCATGTATCTGGGAGAAATACTTAAAGCGGCCTTCCCGTTGGAAGAATTCGAAGAGAAATTCGATGCACAGAAACTGACAACGATTATGAACTATCCGGATATCCACAAAGAAAAATATGTAGAGGTAGCTCACTGGATCTATAACCGGTCGGCACAACTGGTAGCCGCATCCCTCGCCGGATTGATCAAATTGCTTACATCTTATAATAAAGAGACCAAAA encodes the following:
- a CDS encoding TrpB-like pyridoxal phosphate-dependent enzyme encodes the protein MSTKKFLLEEKDIPTAWYNIVADMKNKPLPILNPQTKQPMKEEDLYPLFSKAASHQEMNTTDAWIEIPEEVRELYKVWRPTPLVRAYGLEKMLDTPAHIYFKNESVSPIGSHKLNSAIAQAYYCKQEGVTNITTETGAGQWGAALSYAAKAFGLELAVYMVKVSYHQKPYRRSIMQTFGAQVIASPSMSTKAGRKILTDHPNYQGSLGTAISEAVELAMQVPNCKYTLGSVLNHVMLHQTVIGLEAEKQMEMAGEYPDVVIGCFGGGSNFSGITFPFLRHKLTEGKDIRVIAAEPASCPKLTRGQFQYDFGDEAGYTPLIPMFTLGHNFAPANIHAGGLRYHGAGSIVSQLMKDGLMNAADVKQLDTFKAATMFAQAEGIIPAPESSHAIAVAIREAEEAKKEGKARTILFNLSGHGLIDMAAYDQYLAGDLTNYEVTDEDVAKNLEELEKIIG
- a CDS encoding DUF3836 domain-containing protein, which encodes MKASILKKEILALVVLFVCSLAMSAASPRNYLYDTKEENGKIVSKVIFLHEEGLLNKQVKYEFTYNDNGKVAEKKAYRWNQSKETWDPYYLISYQYNEEKGEINSVYGMWNKKKKDFSLNTQEMVVPAASYEDIFS
- a CDS encoding hexokinase family protein — translated: MERNIFKLEQGQLKEIALSLQKKVEEGLAEDNAEIQCLPTFITPRSKGINGKALVLDLGGTNYRVATVNFSNDKTTIHPENGWKKDLSVMKTPGFTRDKLFKELADPIGEIKRDEEMPIGYCFSYAAESLPDGDARLLHWTKGVNIKDMIGQPVGRPLLNYLNERNNVKFTGIKVLNDTVASLFAGLTDSSYDAYIGLIVGTGTNMATFIPAEKITKLPPSCPVKGLIPVNLESGNFNPPFLTTVDDMVDACSDSRGSQRFEKAVSGMYLGEILKAAFPLEEFEEKFDAQKLTTIMNYPDIHKEKYVEVAHWIYNRSAQLVAASLAGLIKLLTSYNKETKKICLVAEGSLFWSKNRKDKDYNILVMEKLQELLNEFGLGDVKVHINQMNNANLIGTGIAALS